The following proteins are encoded in a genomic region of Oncorhynchus kisutch isolate 150728-3 linkage group LG4, Okis_V2, whole genome shotgun sequence:
- the LOC109889187 gene encoding lipoprotein lipase isoform X1: MVQLIYRYFIKPMCCVHIPLLDNLMDNFKDLFQKNDATPHAYTKFSLRKPLMPEDDICYIIPSNPESLKECTFNSTSKTFLVIHGWTVSGLFESWVAKLVSALYEREQDANVIVVDWLHTAQNHYPVAAQDTKMVGQEIAHFIDWLEEATNIPLDNLHLIGYSLGAHVAGFAGSHASNKVGRITGLDPAGPDFEGEHAHHRLSPDDAHFVDVLHTFTRGSLGFSIGIQQPVDIYPNGGSFQPGCNLQSTLETISKYGLFAITDIPRCSHERSIHLFIDSLVNEQEASMAYRCGSNDMFDRGMCLSCRKNHCNTVGYNIRKIRMTRSIKMYTKTKDSMPFRVYHYQLKIHFSSKVDRSEMEPSLTVSLIGTKGEVEDLKLTLKEKITTNKTHSFLLVAEKDIGDLLMVKFKWQESTNWSASSMLKMVSSWWSGDSADSEVEVHKIRIKVRETQKKMLFCIKGPHALSLQQEVTFVKCKINGKKQT; encoded by the exons ATGGTCCAATTAATATACAGATATTTTATAAAGCCAATGTGTTGTGTTCACATTCCTCTCTTAGATAATTTAATGGACAACTTCAAGGACTTGTTTCAAAAGAACGATGCCACTCCTCATGCCTACACCAAATTCTCCCTCCGGAAGCCTTTGATGCCAGAAGATGACATCTGTTACATCATTCCCagcaacccagagtctctcaaaGAATGCACTTTCAACAGCACCTCTAAAACTTTCCTTGTGATCCATGGCTGGACA GTGAGCGGCTTGTTTGAGAGCTGGGTGGCCAAACTGGTGTCAGCGCTGTATGAGAGAGAGCAGGATGCCAATGTGATCGTGGTGGACTGGCTGCACACAGCCCAGAACCACTATCCTGTAGCCGCCCAGGACACCAAGATGGTGGGACAAGAGATCGCTCACTTCATTGACTGGCTGGAG GAGGCAACCAATATCCCTCTTGATAACCTCCACCTCATTGGCTACAGTCTGGGTGCTCATGTGGCAGGATTCGCTGGGAGTCACGCCTCTAATAAAGTGGGCAGAATAACTG GTCTTGACCCAGCCGGGCCAGACTTTGAGGGAGAGCATGCTCACCACCGCCTGTCCCCAGATGATGCTCACTTTGTGGACGTTCTTCACACCTTCACACGGGGCTCTCTGGGCTTCAGCATCGGCATCCAGCAGCCTGTGGACATATACCCCAATGGAGGCAGTTTCCAGCCAGGCTGCAATCTGCAAAGCACCCTGGAGACTATTTCAAAATATGGTCTCTTTG CCATCACTGACATTCCCAGATGTTCCCATGAACGTTCCATTCACCTGTTCATCGACTCCCTGGTCAACGAGCAGGAGGCCAGCATGGCATATCGCTGCGGGAGCAACGATATGTTCGACCGCGGAATGTGCCTCAGCTGCCGCAAGAACCACTGTAACACCGTGGGCTACAACATCAGAAAGATTCGCATGACACGCAGCATCAAGATGTACACCAAGACCAAAGACTCCATGCCGTTCAGAGTCTATCATTACCAGCTGAAGATCCACTTCTCCAGCAAGGTGGACAGGTCTGAGATGGAGCCTTCACTGACAGTCTCTCTGATTGGAACCAAAGGAGAAGTTGAAGACCTCAAGCTGACACT AAAGGAGAAGATAACGACCAATAAGACCCATTCCTTCCTGTTGGTAGCGGAGAAAGACATAGGTGACCTCCTGATGGTTAAGTTCAAGTGGCAGGAGTCTACTAACTGGTCAGCCTCGTCCATGCTCAAAATGGTGTCATCTTGGTGGTCAGGTGACTCTGCGGATTCTGAAGTGGAGGTTCACAAAATACGCATCAAAGTCAGGGAGACACAGAAAAA GATGTTGTTCTGCATTAAAGGTCCTCATGCCCTCAGCTTACAACAGGAAGTGACATTTGTAAAATGCAAAATTAatggaaaaaaacaaacataa
- the LOC109889187 gene encoding lipoprotein lipase isoform X2 — MDNFKDLFQKNDATPHAYTKFSLRKPLMPEDDICYIIPSNPESLKECTFNSTSKTFLVIHGWTVSGLFESWVAKLVSALYEREQDANVIVVDWLHTAQNHYPVAAQDTKMVGQEIAHFIDWLEEATNIPLDNLHLIGYSLGAHVAGFAGSHASNKVGRITGLDPAGPDFEGEHAHHRLSPDDAHFVDVLHTFTRGSLGFSIGIQQPVDIYPNGGSFQPGCNLQSTLETISKYGLFAITDIPRCSHERSIHLFIDSLVNEQEASMAYRCGSNDMFDRGMCLSCRKNHCNTVGYNIRKIRMTRSIKMYTKTKDSMPFRVYHYQLKIHFSSKVDRSEMEPSLTVSLIGTKGEVEDLKLTLKEKITTNKTHSFLLVAEKDIGDLLMVKFKWQESTNWSASSMLKMVSSWWSGDSADSEVEVHKIRIKVRETQKKMLFCIKGPHALSLQQEVTFVKCKINGKKQT, encoded by the exons ATGGACAACTTCAAGGACTTGTTTCAAAAGAACGATGCCACTCCTCATGCCTACACCAAATTCTCCCTCCGGAAGCCTTTGATGCCAGAAGATGACATCTGTTACATCATTCCCagcaacccagagtctctcaaaGAATGCACTTTCAACAGCACCTCTAAAACTTTCCTTGTGATCCATGGCTGGACA GTGAGCGGCTTGTTTGAGAGCTGGGTGGCCAAACTGGTGTCAGCGCTGTATGAGAGAGAGCAGGATGCCAATGTGATCGTGGTGGACTGGCTGCACACAGCCCAGAACCACTATCCTGTAGCCGCCCAGGACACCAAGATGGTGGGACAAGAGATCGCTCACTTCATTGACTGGCTGGAG GAGGCAACCAATATCCCTCTTGATAACCTCCACCTCATTGGCTACAGTCTGGGTGCTCATGTGGCAGGATTCGCTGGGAGTCACGCCTCTAATAAAGTGGGCAGAATAACTG GTCTTGACCCAGCCGGGCCAGACTTTGAGGGAGAGCATGCTCACCACCGCCTGTCCCCAGATGATGCTCACTTTGTGGACGTTCTTCACACCTTCACACGGGGCTCTCTGGGCTTCAGCATCGGCATCCAGCAGCCTGTGGACATATACCCCAATGGAGGCAGTTTCCAGCCAGGCTGCAATCTGCAAAGCACCCTGGAGACTATTTCAAAATATGGTCTCTTTG CCATCACTGACATTCCCAGATGTTCCCATGAACGTTCCATTCACCTGTTCATCGACTCCCTGGTCAACGAGCAGGAGGCCAGCATGGCATATCGCTGCGGGAGCAACGATATGTTCGACCGCGGAATGTGCCTCAGCTGCCGCAAGAACCACTGTAACACCGTGGGCTACAACATCAGAAAGATTCGCATGACACGCAGCATCAAGATGTACACCAAGACCAAAGACTCCATGCCGTTCAGAGTCTATCATTACCAGCTGAAGATCCACTTCTCCAGCAAGGTGGACAGGTCTGAGATGGAGCCTTCACTGACAGTCTCTCTGATTGGAACCAAAGGAGAAGTTGAAGACCTCAAGCTGACACT AAAGGAGAAGATAACGACCAATAAGACCCATTCCTTCCTGTTGGTAGCGGAGAAAGACATAGGTGACCTCCTGATGGTTAAGTTCAAGTGGCAGGAGTCTACTAACTGGTCAGCCTCGTCCATGCTCAAAATGGTGTCATCTTGGTGGTCAGGTGACTCTGCGGATTCTGAAGTGGAGGTTCACAAAATACGCATCAAAGTCAGGGAGACACAGAAAAA GATGTTGTTCTGCATTAAAGGTCCTCATGCCCTCAGCTTACAACAGGAAGTGACATTTGTAAAATGCAAAATTAatggaaaaaaacaaacataa